The Komagataella phaffii GS115 chromosome 4, complete sequence genome includes the window TCCCTATCGACATTCCGTTGTCAGGCAGAACAATGCCTTTTAAGAAAATGTATTCTAAAAAGCTTCTTCAGGTGGTGGAGTTCTCCAATTTACTCTGTTTGGCTGCACATATCTTCATGACACCTACCCATACACAGTCTTACACTTCGGGACTTGAGAGGTATCTGGATACCTACAACTATGGAGGCATTGCAGTTCATTTGATTGGAGAAAAATACATAGATAATTGGCTTGTGGAAAGAGTTTTCCTTTTATTCAACGACTTGATGCTATTTGGGTTACAATTTTTGTTGTTCTATGTGACTTGTTGTGTAAACCAGAATGTTCTTCCGGAAGATGGTAATGAGGAGTGCACAGAACCTTCAGAGATTGTGAATGAAATAGCAGAACCAAATGAAAGAGTTGATAATCCGATCCAGGATATTACAGAAACAGATACACCTATCCTTCTAGGTGAGGAGCTAGAGCAAGACATAGAAGACTCAAAAGAATACGACGGTTACACCGGCAATATAAAACTTTTCGATTGTGATCCACTACATACTATCTCCACAATCAGAAAATTCAATAGACATAACGTGGGAGACATTGAGGAAGGCCAAGGGGATGGAACTTTGGGGGAGATGCCAGGTAGTTTTGAAATGATTACTGGCAATAGACTGCATAACATTGTATAGCATATGAATGAAATTAATATAATTTTTAGTTCATGTTCCCGATCGGACAATTTTTGAGGTATTCCGCtttattcttcaaaattctaacacttttgaagaaaatctcttctggaGGCATACAGCCAGTGCTTTCTAcgttgaaaatgaaatgatCTCTTTGTCTTGCCAGCTTaacttttccttcaaattcagGGTGTCTCAAACATTCTCGTGAAACTGTGTCTCTTCTAGCATCCTTGACTACAGCTTGGCCATTTTCAATGGCAATGACTCCTTTGGGGaaacatttttgaaatttttctgCATCTTTACCAGTGATGGGCTGTGTAATATTAATTACCGGTAACAGTCTGTAACTGGCAGTGCAAACTGGTGAAAATTTGGCGTGATCTGATCCCAACCCTAAGATACAGTGAGCtttcaatgaaatttcCTGTCCCGGTCGTAGTTTGGCGATTACAATATCAGGATCAGCGGCAACCACCGGAGAATCGGCAAAAGTTTCCACCTGACGACCCTGAGGTTCAAACTTCAGGTCTCTAGAGTAAACGATTGAGTTTCTGTATAAGTTTTCTGGATCATTGTTATTCTTTGCTGGGTGTGGATTCTTGGTACAAGCGACATTAAGTGATATTACTACTGTATTTTCGTCAGTGAAACGTTCACTCTCTTCCACGCCTCGATCCACCCAACTTAGGCGATCGGGATCTATCTGCAAAGGTACTAGACCTATTCTTGAGGCTAGAACTTCATCCTGGATAACTGACGAGTTATTATTAATGTAAACATGTTCGACAGAAACCGAAGGTACCTCACTGATCATGATTCTACGGAACGCATTGGCAATTGATGTATCTATGTGTATAAGATCAAAATTCAGCGTCCGGTCTGTTCTGTAGCCAACTTTAATTTCCAAAgtgtctttgaatttttgaaggTCCCATGCATAATCAGTATTGCTGTCGTATCCTGGAAAATCCGTAGAGCTAACATTAGTTACCCTGTCCTTCTCAATATTGACTAAGTTGGACATTTCTAGTTCAAAGAGTACTCTACAGAAAAACTAacataaaaaaaaaaaaaaaaaaaccaatCTAGGCTGCGCGAACTGGGACTAAACATCCATACATTATAGTGGGAACCCTCTGGCTAATCTGTAATCTCACAAACACATCAACCTCGAAGGAAAGGCTTTGTTGAACCAGTCAGATGGAGACAGTAGGCATTGAATCATTTGGGGGGACGCTTCCAGAAGTCCCTGAGAAGGATGCTGcaatttcttctccaacaagCGATAACAGATATTCCGGTTGGAAGGGATTAGACGATTATCTGATCCAATCTGGGTATAATGGGTATCAGGAATTTTACGATTATATGAGTGATGAAGGGATGACGTGCGATGATAATATATATCGGGATCTGATTCtaaagaagctgaaagTTTTAAatccagaagaaaaatgggCCAATATTATTTTAAAGTACGATCAGTTAGTAGCCACTGGCTTGAAGTTCGATAGGGACGAATTGGATTCAAATGTGGAACTAAAGTTTCTCCTGTTTCTGAGAGTAACGAATGCCCTTAAGATATCTGATTTGTTATatgatgattctgatgaCAAGATTGAGGATGTATCCACGGCATTGAACTCCAGGATGCTCAGTCTCACAGGGTTGGCAAACTCTCCTCATGAAGATCAAGTTAAACTAGCATTGATCAAACTGAGCCATATTCAGTCGGATATACCTTCTCTCtttgttttgaaaactGCTGATTATCTTTGTACTCTTTCAGGGGACCCTGAGCTCAACCAAGCTTTGATGAAGGATGCTTTCAAGGTCTTGTTTGCTGTCAACTTCCAGTTCAACaattattttcaatttgcTGGAAGTGATCCGAACgaacttttcaagtttcaGCTACTAAGAGTGTTAGAAGCCAATTGCCCTAAGCTATTTGGAAAATTGGTCGAAAAATTGGGCGACAATCTGATTGATTTCTTACAGGAATGGGTTAACGAGGATTCCTTTTGGATAAAGATTCTTGAATCCGACCATTTTTCTAATGTTATTGATGATataattcttcaaagtttcaaagttcttgtCCTGTATATTGTCCAATCTTTGTATTCGACTCAAGACGTTATCATAGAGAAGTTGGGAATACTAACcgaaaaggaagaatacATTCAACTTCTAAACGAGTTTATCTCGATTTCCGAGAGTTCTTTTACCAATTTGAGTTTCCAGAATTTGTTCACATACGAAGCCGAATTTAACTCTCTTAAACAACCCTTGAGTGAGCATATCACAAAGAAATCAAGGCTAATACGGAGTTTGAAGACCAAGAATCACCAATTAATGGTGAATAAACAGAGGAAACAGACCCAATTCAATGATTTATTGGCAAATTACCAACAGTTGAACGAAGAAAAGATGAACAATGAGCTTTTAGTAGAAAGGCTGAATCGGGAAAATTCTAATTTGACAAAAGAGATACAAGCTAAACAAGACCAGCTGGACGGTTACCTCTCAAATTACGACGTGATCAAGACTACCAACGATCGTAATAAGGAAATGGATCTTATGAATAATGgtctgaagaaagatatGGAGCAAATCACCAAAAAGATTCAGGAGCTACAAGTAAAACTGAAAAGGTAATTAGATTACAGACTTATCAGATAATTCAATTTCCCCGGCAAATCTCGTGTTTCTCATTTCTCTTGGCAAGATATACATTACTCTTGTAGTTCGTACCTGACCGAGTTCGGTCATGCAAGCAACTATTGCAATTTTCCTGTTTATGTACCCTTGTTGCTTAGGTCACTCTAAAACCCTTCTTTCCCGGAAAAACCTTCCGGGAAATCTCTACAGATTGCCAAGTCGGATTAATAATGTGAGACGTTATGTCTTAGCATATATATAAGCCTCCGTGAATCATGTATAGCCATACCACCCATATCTCTATTCTTGAAGAGGCTTGCCGGCTTGCCGTGAAAATACTTTTATTTGTATTTGTTTACTTCTTTCATACGTGGTGAATACCAAAGACAAAACAAGCAACTAAAATTATTTTTCCAGCATATGACGTCTGACGTCATCATATCATGCACCTCCCCCACCAGCTCGCCTTATTTTTATGTCCTCCACAATCAGATATATCTGTTTTGCCGAACGTCTTGTAGTAATACAATTCAGAGCAGACTTGGCGGGATAACTAGCTCTAGTTGACAAATAAAAGAATTAGTTGTTTTCATCTTGGAGAGCAGGTGGGATCTTTTTCCGTGTTCATTTACATAAATTTTAAATACATTAAGGTTCGAAAAAAAAGCCAACTCCAGAAAAAATGATTCCGTGCGCATTTGAGGAATGTCTGAAACAGATTGCAGATTGCATTGTCTCCGCAATAAAAATAACCTGTAAATTCAGCTGTATAAAAAACCCCCGTTTTGCTGTCCTCTACCCTCTCTATTAAAGTTTTATAGACATGTCTAACACTAAAGAAACAGGTTTGTTTGAAACCGgttcaacatcatcagaaaaCGAAAAGCAATCCATTTCAGACAATGAAATAGCAGAAAGCTTAGATCAGCAAAATATCTTGACACAGTACAGTGAAGAAGACGTTATGTCTATGGGGAGAAACTATGCTATCAAACATGGTTTGGACCCCGATCTGTTTGCAAAAGGAGCTGCGATTGCTAGAAATCCCATAGGTTACAACAGAATGGAGTTCCTTTCTcaggaagaaaaggagaTTTTATATCAGGAAGAGCACCAAAAGTGGAAACTTCCCAAGAAGCTTTATTATCTGATCATAATGGCTTCCATGGGTGCATGTGTCCAGGGTATGGATGAGTCTGTCATCAATGGTGCAAATTTGACTTATCCTGCAGGTTTGGGAATTGGTAGCGACAGTGAAAGGGACTCTTGGCTGCAAGGTTTAGTAAACTCAGCACCGTACATATGCTGTGGTCTCATATCGTGTTGGATGACTGATGCCTGGAACGCTAGGCTGGGGCGAAAGTGGACCATCTTTTGGACATGCTTCATCTCAGCTATTACCTGTTTCTGGCAAGGATTCTGTAATACATGGTACCATTTGTTTATCGCCCGTTTCATGCTAGGGTTCGGAATTGGACCAAAGTCTGCAACTATTCCTGTTTACGCAGCAGAATGTGTCCCTCATAAAATCAGGGGAGCACTGGTAATGATGTGGCAAATGTGGACAGCTTTTGGGATCATGCTGGGCTACGTGTTCTCTCTGGCATTTCATAAAGTTCCTGACCatggaattggaggagGTGGTTTAGCCTGGAGGTTGATGCTTGGTTCTGCCATGCTTCCAGCAATCGTGGTATGTCTCCAGGTTTGGTCCTGTCCAGAATCTCCAAGGTGGCTAATGGGTAAAGAAAGACATGCCGAAGCCTACGAATCTTTAAAAGTTTTAAGAAACCATCCTGTTCAAGCCGCTAGAGATACCTTCTACCAAAATGTTTTATTGATGGAAGAAAACTCTTACACATCTATGGGTTTCTTTGGCAAGTTGAAGGAAATGGTTGTCGTCAGAAGGAATAGAAATGGAGCCATGGGCGCTGGTATTGTCATGTTTATGCAGCAATTCTGCGGAATAAACGTCATTGCCTACTATTCTTCGTCTATTTTCGTTGAATCAGGATTCACTGAAACGTCGGCGTTATTGGCCTCTTGGGGATTCGGTATGATCAACTGGCTTTTTGCGCTTCCAGCTGTTTTCACTATTGATCTTGCTGGTAGGAGGACGCTTCTTCTGATTACCTTTC containing:
- a CDS encoding RNA polymerase subunit, common to RNA polymerase I and III, with protein sequence MSNLVNIEKDRVTNVSSTDFPGYDSNTDYAWDLQKFKDTLEIKVGYRTDRTLNFDLIHIDTSIANAFRRIMISEVPSVSVEHVYINNNSSVIQDEVLASRIGLVPLQIDPDRLSWVDRGVEESERFTDENTVVISLNVACTKNPHPAKNNNDPENLYRNSIVYSRDLKFEPQGRQVETFADSPVVAADPDIVIAKLRPGQEISLKAHCILGLGSDHAKFSPVCTASYRLLPVINITQPITGKDAEKFQKCFPKGVIAIENGQAVVKDARRDTVSRECLRHPEFEGKVKLARQRDHFIFNVESTGCMPPEEIFFKSVRILKNKAEYLKNCPIGNMN
- a CDS encoding Myo-inositol transporter with strong similarity to the minor myo-inositol transporter Itr2p; its protein translation is MSNTKETGLFETGSTSSENEKQSISDNEIAESLDQQNILTQYSEEDVMSMGRNYAIKHGLDPDLFAKGAAIARNPIGYNRMEFLSQEEKEILYQEEHQKWKLPKKLYYLIIMASMGACVQGMDESVINGANLTYPAGLGIGSDSERDSWLQGLVNSAPYICCGLISCWMTDAWNARLGRKWTIFWTCFISAITCFWQGFCNTWYHLFIARFMLGFGIGPKSATIPVYAAECVPHKIRGALVMMWQMWTAFGIMLGYVFSLAFHKVPDHGIGGGGLAWRLMLGSAMLPAIVVCLQVWSCPESPRWLMGKERHAEAYESLKVLRNHPVQAARDTFYQNVLLMEENSYTSMGFFGKLKEMVVVRRNRNGAMGAGIVMFMQQFCGINVIAYYSSSIFVESGFTETSALLASWGFGMINWLFALPAVFTIDLAGRRTLLLITFPLMSMMLLLAGFSFWIPEENEKARVGVVSLGIYLFAAIYSSGEGPVPFTYSAECAPLYIRDVVMSFATATCWFFNSVLALTWPSLKNAFKVQGAFGFYAAWNIVGFFLVLMFLPETKGLTLEELDDVFDVPTWQHASYQLKKMWINIQRNIIRKDVEPMPPLYKHHRMALTNAQWEEKHEVELVENV